In a genomic window of Octopus sinensis unplaced genomic scaffold, ASM634580v1 Contig17929, whole genome shotgun sequence:
- the LOC115231240 gene encoding carboxyl-terminal PDZ ligand of neuronal nitric oxide synthase protein yields the protein MRPNKFPIQDQNLRSNGPAIKYFKIFLLSFRIFYVSHDSQDLKIWSYIARDGPTNVFKCNVFKAYKKSQAMRIVRTIGQAFEVCHKLSVVQSPLNGGTPDDGNSTISVDDNEKSLSKRIEELESNSNSTSTDMDKKEIEEILAYANDTDEPESQ from the exons ATGCGACCAAATAAGTTCCCCATCCAAGACCAAAATTTACGATCTAATGGACcggcaataaaatattttaaaatatttcttttatcttttaggatCTTTTATGTTTCCCATGACTCTCAAGACTTGAAAATTTGGAGCTACATTGCAAGAGACGGTCCTACCAATGTCTTCAAGTGTAACGTATTCAAGGCATACAAAAAG AGTCAAGCGATGAGAATTGTCCGAACAATCGGTCAAGCGTTTGAAGTGTGCCACAAATTAAGTGTTGTACAGAGTCCCTTGAATGGGGGAACACCTGATGATGGAAACAGTACTATATCGGTTGATGACAACGAGAAGTCTTTGTCAAAAC GAATCGAGGAATTAGAAAGTAATTCCAACTCAACGTCAACTGACATGGATAAAAAAG AAATCGAAGAAATTTTGGCATACGCCAATGACACAGATGAACCAG